Part of the Eshraghiella crossota genome is shown below.
GACCTGTTATAATCTTGCCTTTTTCGTATGCAAGAGGATATCCGTCACTGGCAAGGATAACGCATACACAGGCTTTGTCTTCAAACTGAAGGTCAATCTTATCAAGTGTTCCATCAATGCAGGCATTAAAAACGTCAATAATGTCATTTTTAAGCCTTGGAAGAACAACCTGTGCTTCAGGGTCGCCAAAACGTGCATTGTATTCAAGAACTTTTGGTCCCTTAGGTGTAAGCATAAGTCCGAAGAAAATAACACCTTTAAATTCCCTGCCTTCGGCTTTCATTGCATCAACGGTTGCCTGATATATGTGTTTTTTGCAAAAATCATCAACTTCTTCTGTATAAAAAGGACTTGGTGAAAAGTTACCCATTCCACCTGTGTTAAGACCCTCGTCACCATCTTTTGCCCTCTTATGGTCCTGGGCTGATGACATTATTTTAATTGTATTGCCGTCAACGAAAGAAAGTACGGATACTTCCCTTCCTGTCATAAATTCTTCTATAACAATGGTATTACCGGCATCGCCAAACTTCTTGTCAAGCATAAGCTCATCAACGCCTGCCAATGCTTCTTCCTTGATATTGCAGATAAGAACACCTTTACCAAGTGCAAGTCCGTCAGCCTTAAGGACTATAGGATATTCCGAAGTCTCAAGATATTTCTTGGCATCGTCCGCAGAAGTAAATGTCTCATAAGCAGCCGTAGGAATATTGTATTTTTTCATAAGGTCCTTTGAAAATGCCTTGGAACCTTCAAGAATAGCCGCATTCTTACGAGGTCCGAATACTCTTAAACCTCTCGCTTCAAACAAGTCAACAATGCCGCCTACAAGTGGGTCATCCATTCCGATTACGGTAAGGTCGATTTCTTTTTCTGCTGCGAAATCTGCAAGTCTGTCAAATTCCATGGCTGAAATTGGAACGCATTCCGCAAGTTCCGAAATTCCGGCATTACCCGGTGCACAGTATATTTTATCTACTTTAGGGCTTTTACTGCATGCATAAGCAATTGCATGCTCTCTTCCGCCGCTGCCTACAATCAATATTTTCATAGTACGTTATCCTTTCAGTTATCTGTTTGCAATCATATTTATTGCTTCAGGTAAAATAATCCATTCTGCCTGTTCCATAACTCTTTTCTGAAGAATCTCAGGTGTATCCCCGTCCTCTATCATTACAGGTTTCTGGAAAATAATTTTACCGGTATCCGTTCCTTCATCAACATAATGCACGGTTGCTCCTGTAACTTTCACGCCTCTTTGCAAAGCGGCTTCATGTACCTTAAGTCCATAATATCCTTTTCCACAAAAAGAAGGGATAAGTGATGGGTGGATATTAATGATTTTCTCAGGAAATGCTTTAACCATTTTCTCAGGGATTGCCACAAGAAAACCTGCAAGAACAATTAAGTCCGGATTGTATTTTGATACACCTTCAAGCAGTGCATCATTAAACACATCCCTGTTTTCATAATTCTTAGGTGATATACATTCATTTGGAATATTGTGTTTCTCAGCTCTTGTAAGTGCATAGGCACTGGCATTATTACTGATTACGCCCACAACTTCCGCATTCTTAATCTTACCGTTATCCATGGCATCAAGAATAGCCTGAAGATTGGTTCCGCCACCTGAAACAAGTACAACTACTCTTAACATAATGTTACACCTTTTTCACCTGCAACTGTCTGTCCTATTACAAATGCATCTTCCCCGGCAGACTTGATTGCTTCTATGGTCTTATCTGCATCAGCAGGGTCAACTGCAAGGATCATACCGACACCCATATTGAATGTATTATACATCATATGTTCGTCAATATTGCCTTTCTTAGCCATAAGTTTAAATAATGCAGGTACTTCGTAGCTGTCTTTTCTAACTTCGGCTCTTATTCCGTCAGGAAGCATTCTTGGAATGTTCTCGTAAAAACCGCCGCCTGTGATGTGGCTGCAGCCCTTAATGGTTACTCCGGCATCCTTAACTGCTTTAAGTGCCTTGACATAAATAATTGTTGGTTTAAGTAAAGCATCACCGAGAGTTGTTCCAAGTTCATCATAATATGTATCAAGGGATTCTTTTGTCATATCAAATACTTTTCTTACAAGTGAAAAACCATTGCTGTGTACACCTGAAGATTTGATTGCAACAAGTGTATCTCCCGGCTTGATATTTTCTCCTGTAATAAGATTCTTTCTGTCACATACACCTACAGAAAATCCTGCAAGGTCATATTCGTCCTCAGGCATAAGTCCGGGATGTTCTGCTGTTTCTCCGCCGACAAGAGCACATCCGGATAATTTACAACCGTCTGCAACACCTTTAACGATTGTTGCGATTTTCTCAGGAATGTTTTTTCCACATGCTATATAATCAAGGAAAAATAAAGGTTCACCGCCTGCACATGCAACGTCGTTAACGCACATGGCAACACAATCAATACCGATTGTGTCATGCTTGTCCATAAGGAAAGCAAGTTTAACCTTGGTTCCGCATCCGTCTGTTCCGGATAAAAGCACAGGGTCCTCCATGTCTTTGATTGCTGCCATTGAGAACGCACCTGAAAATCCACCGATACCACCGAGTACCTCCGGTCTCATTGTGCTTTTAACATGTTCCTTCATTAATTCAACCGATTTATATCCGGCTTCAATATCAACGCCCGCTTTCTTGTAATCCATTTTTATTTTTCCTCCATGTATTTTTTATATCCGACTTTTTCGATTTTGTCTTTTTTCTTCATAACGCCGTCTTTTAATTCATCTTTATATGCTTTGATTCTGTTAAGAAGTTCGTCATCACTTGTTGCAAGAATCTTAGCTGCAAGAATTCCCGCATTAGCTCCTCCGTTAATTGCAACAGTTGCAACAGGGATTCCGCTTGGCATCTGTACTATTGAATATAAAGAATCAACTCCGCCAAGAGATTTGGTATGGATTGGAATACCAATAACAGGCATTGGGAAAATTGCCGCACACATACCCGGAAGATGTGCTGCTCCACCGGCTCCTGCAATTATAACCTTAAAACCTTTTTCCTCTGCTGTCTTTGCATAATCAAAAAATACGTCAGGCATACGATGTGCTGAAATAACAGTCAGCTCATAATCAATACCAAACTTTTCAAGCATTTCCGCTGCTTTGCTCATAACCTCAAGGTCTGAGTCACTTCCCATAACAATTCCTACTTTAGCCATTTTCTTACCTCGCTTAAATTCCTACAAATAATAACATTATTAAAAGTACTATTATAATACCATTAATCAGGCTTCCTATCAATGAAAAGGTATAATATCTGTCAAATTCCCTGTAACTAAGTAAACCGATAATCAGTCCAAATACAGAAAAGGCAAGTGCCATCAATGCCAGGGAACCGACTATTTCCCCGCCTTCGCCTCTTGCCTTAAATGAGAGGACAATTGAAAAAACAATCAGTACAATAGCAGTTGCAGCCATAATTGTAGCAGCAACGCCACCTACACTATGCTTCTTATTGGTAAACTTATACTTATGCTTTGACATTAATTAAACCCTCTTCTATTTAATTTACACCATACTGCTTGTAATAATCATCAATAGCAGCTTTAAGTGTATCGTCTATTATAACTTCGCCCTTATAAGGTCTGTTATATAAATGTTCTACAACCTCTGCCATTGTAACAATCGCAGTTGTCCTGATTCCGTAATTCTCTTCTATCTCTGTAAGTGCACTCTTGGTACCCTGACCTCTTTCCATTCTGTCAACGGATACAACAAGTCCTGTAACATTAACGTTACCCTGTGCTTTGATGATAGGGAGAGTCTCATTTATTGATGTTCCTGCTGTTGTTACATCTTCTATTATTACAATCTTATCGCCATCCT
Proteins encoded:
- the purN gene encoding phosphoribosylglycinamide formyltransferase — translated: MLRVVVLVSGGGTNLQAILDAMDNGKIKNAEVVGVISNNASAYALTRAEKHNIPNECISPKNYENRDVFNDALLEGVSKYNPDLIVLAGFLVAIPEKMVKAFPEKIINIHPSLIPSFCGKGYYGLKVHEAALQRGVKVTGATVHYVDEGTDTGKIIFQKPVMIEDGDTPEILQKRVMEQAEWIILPEAINMIANR
- the purM gene encoding phosphoribosylformylglycinamidine cyclo-ligase, translating into MDYKKAGVDIEAGYKSVELMKEHVKSTMRPEVLGGIGGFSGAFSMAAIKDMEDPVLLSGTDGCGTKVKLAFLMDKHDTIGIDCVAMCVNDVACAGGEPLFFLDYIACGKNIPEKIATIVKGVADGCKLSGCALVGGETAEHPGLMPEDEYDLAGFSVGVCDRKNLITGENIKPGDTLVAIKSSGVHSNGFSLVRKVFDMTKESLDTYYDELGTTLGDALLKPTIIYVKALKAVKDAGVTIKGCSHITGGGFYENIPRMLPDGIRAEVRKDSYEVPALFKLMAKKGNIDEHMMYNTFNMGVGMILAVDPADADKTIEAIKSAGEDAFVIGQTVAGEKGVTLC
- the purD gene encoding phosphoribosylamine--glycine ligase — protein: MKILIVGSGGREHAIAYACSKSPKVDKIYCAPGNAGISELAECVPISAMEFDRLADFAAEKEIDLTVIGMDDPLVGGIVDLFEARGLRVFGPRKNAAILEGSKAFSKDLMKKYNIPTAAYETFTSADDAKKYLETSEYPIVLKADGLALGKGVLICNIKEEALAGVDELMLDKKFGDAGNTIVIEEFMTGREVSVLSFVDGNTIKIMSSAQDHKRAKDGDEGLNTGGMGNFSPSPFYTEEVDDFCKKHIYQATVDAMKAEGREFKGVIFFGLMLTPKGPKVLEYNARFGDPEAQVVLPRLKNDIIDVFNACIDGTLDKIDLQFEDKACVCVILASDGYPLAYEKGKIITGLDNFKGKDGYYCFHAGTKFDDNGNIVTNGGRVLGITAKGDTLKEARANAYAATEWVDFENKYMRHDIGKAIENMD
- the purE gene encoding 5-(carboxyamino)imidazole ribonucleotide mutase; this translates as MAKVGIVMGSDSDLEVMSKAAEMLEKFGIDYELTVISAHRMPDVFFDYAKTAEEKGFKVIIAGAGGAAHLPGMCAAIFPMPVIGIPIHTKSLGGVDSLYSIVQMPSGIPVATVAINGGANAGILAAKILATSDDELLNRIKAYKDELKDGVMKKKDKIEKVGYKKYMEEK
- a CDS encoding DUF6142 family protein is translated as MSKHKYKFTNKKHSVGGVAATIMAATAIVLIVFSIVLSFKARGEGGEIVGSLALMALAFSVFGLIIGLLSYREFDRYYTFSLIGSLINGIIIVLLIMLLFVGI